The following is a genomic window from Solanum stenotomum isolate F172 chromosome 4, ASM1918654v1, whole genome shotgun sequence.
agcATTGCAGTATTTTACATGTGAAACTCTATTGGCAATATCCTAGAGTTATTTGATCACCTATGTAACTTGAAACTTCATTATGAAAATGTCtatttgtgaattttatttgtttcacacatCATGAATATTGGTAAAACCTTGAAGAGAAAATGTTAAAAGAGGCACAACTCATTACTAGAATCAAAAGCAATcaaattttttcttcatcttttgagAGGAAACAATAACATTCAATGTATTATGAGTGCACATGTTATCCACGTGCACTTGTGATTGTTATGTCTAAAATTAGTACTTGAAAAACAGTACAGTAGGGGCCAGTGTAATAACCATCTtgtctcattattattattattattattattattattattattattatttatttctatttttttttttaaataaatacattGCATAGATATCTCATGGTAATTTACATTAACTAAAgctaataacaaaaaaaaaatagcggTCAGCAAATTTTATAGCTAAACAGTATAATCGATTGCTAATTCTATAGCAATGAATTATTACAAAATTTTGTTAGCTGTGAGCAAATTAGTGATCGATTAACAACAAAGTTTGTagctaatttcaatttttataatgtaatataatatctctttgaatctgtcaaaaaaataatcatggTAACTTATATAATCAACTAActatactttaaaaaataggAATCATTGACGGATAAATTATGTagctaaacaacaaaatatatcGTTGTTAGAATCAAACGTTGACCATCATGCCAAATGTTACAGCTGATAGCAAAatcacaactttatttcttaactaagTCCGTCATGCTCGATTAGGATTCTGACCTGGGCCACCCTAACCCCTCGTGGGCTTTGACATAGACAGAAAGTTAGAATTATCAAACAATCCCCCTCCCAATACCTTCTCTTGCAGAATGTTGCTATTGACAATCGAATCCACGACCCTGTAAAGGtgcaattttatttcttaactaagTCCACCAAAAAAGCGTCATGTTTGATCATGACTCCAACCCGAACGACCCTAGCTCATCGAAGACCTTACCATAGGCAGAATATTGGAATTACCCAACAATTGCTAATCTTATTTAGTGATACATTAGCGATCAATTAACGATGAAGTACATAACTAATTTCTATTATGAATTTGTTTTTGTTCAGAATCAAGTCAAATGAGGCTCAATAATTGCCTACCAATTCCAAGCATGGTTCACGTTTGGTGTTTAATCACCTTCACTTGAGGAACATATATAGTCGTTTTTCTCTTTTGTATGTATATGCTTTATATTGACCAAttatttgttgaaaaaattgatGTATGATTAATTGAATTATTGTACATATTTCTTGTATATATTGGCAACATTATCTTTAACAACTTTAAaggaattaataaaaaaattatattcctacATAAGGACTAAGGTCCAACTTTATAAAACTTTAAAGTACTTATAgtcataaattataaattactcAAATTATGAGTCTAGTATGTACTAGAGGTGACAAATGAATGGATGAGTCAAATTTAAATGGATCAAAATAGATTAAATCCGTTTAAATTTGACTAATAGCTCCAAAGTTTGTTTCATGAATCATTTTGGGTTCAAACTCATTGAATCAACTCAACAAACGAATCATAACTTAGCCCATAAAAATTTTAGGAGCGAGtttgaatttattttgtcaCCCCTATTATGTACCTTTGTAGGTAAAGAATTGATCTGTTTGTTCCATATATGTGACATTCTCTCTTTTTTAGTCTGTCTCAAAAAGAAtatcattttattataattagaaaTCATTTAACTGTAAAATTATCCTTTaaccttaatgaaataatttgtaaacacacaaatatctaaagattgtattagaccataaatttcaaaagtcatttttttcttaaatatcgtttcaaattaaataatgtaaCACAAAATGAGACGGAGAAAATATTAGAGTAAGTCAAAGAATGTCTCATAAAcctttttctttgaattttcaattgatatttatgttttaataacaaatttattctCTTTGTACCAAATAAGTGACATCTTTCAAAACATGAGGGTCAAttaatgtattaattttttaaaataaaatttgaaattagagtTATGTATATAGCAACttaaatgtatatattataGCCAGATCACAAGTTGTAATAAGAAAAATACctgaaaaaaaagataatattaaaaaaatattggaccatcattataataaatatagcTTCATATATAATGAAGTAAGAGGAAGAATCATTGATGAGATATGTCTCATAGACccttttctttgaattttcaactgatatttatgttttaataacaaatttattctCTTCGTACCAAATAGATGACATCTTTCAAAACATGAGGGTCAATTAatgcattaatttttttaataaaatttgaaattaaagttatgtATATAGCAACttaaatgtatatattataGCTAGATCACAAAttgttataagaaaaatatctgaaaaaaagataatgttaaaaaaatattgaaccatcattataataaatatagcTTCATACATACGAAGTTAGAGGAAGAATCATTGATGAGATATGTGAATACATTCTTAATAATTATTCTTGAgaatataagttataacctATATACACTATCGAAAGGTAGAAGCAgagttataattttaaatttattgattttgtcttttataaagatttttttttaggttttgaatatattatatatatacatatttaatggACGTTTAACATGAATACAAGCATATACCGGTTTTGGATATTGTAAACAAAAATGTAGCTTCGTTCCTGCCTAAATTAAGCCTCCTTAAAATATGAGAttacaatttttgaaattaagatatatatttgTTACAAAGATAAAGATGACTTGATGatataaatattagttttacacTGATGATTATAGGTTAAACTCTTTAATGTAATGAAACTTAGTATATGAGATATTCATgcactattaaaaaaatcattatttttttaactggAAAATATTCAATGACCATTCTTAAatagatattttgattgaatcagCAGGAACagaaaaataatagtatatttacacaaaaaattagaaagctttcaaatgttttaatgaGAATTTGTTTTTATCATGCATTTTTCCAGTGATCTAGTAcgatgaaaaaaaaacatatttttataacGCAAATTTCTAATAAtgatgataataaaaaaaaatttaaacatcacttatgtaattatattgaatatgttattattattgttgttgaaattCATGATTGTAAAAATGTCTATTTGTGATATTTAAGCACATAGATGTTgttactaatattttattttggagtGGATAGCTAAAAATAGTATCTCATTCTTTCACATGCCATAGCTACTAAAAAGGCTGACAAAGAGATCTAAAGACAACCTTTGACTTCCCTTAACTATTTCTTTTACCAAGTAAGGTGAATATTTTAGTTCTTTCTCCATTTTCCAAGTAACTCAAACATAGCAATATAAAATCTTTGGTGAAAAGGAGAAACTATTACCCCATTTCAATCCAAAGtcaaaatattcatattcatcttaatatattttttacctcaaatatgtaaatgtaaatATCCATTAATAGAGTCTCGAGAGAGGAGCGGAAAGTCACTTAACTGTGTATTGTATTgtgttatttaaaaaagaatgatattaTTTCGTTATTAAAGGTTGTTTGATTTAGAATTATACTAGTACAAATAATACATGAACTAATTAGTCTCATAGggtttagtttttatttataactaatCCATATATAAGATTACTAATTATTCACCTCATATTtcagataaaataatatatattatttattgagATTATATTAATGTTAAATGATCATAATCAAAATTATACTTGGTGTGCtaaattttataacaaaaacaactaaaaagCTACCAAACAAGATAGTATTAGTTATGTTATTTTAATACCTAAATAATTCCTTCATGTTAAGACTTTTCTATAATGTTCTAATAATTAAGATGCTTTTATAGTAATAGTAGCATATTTACAATTTCAAAGTTtacaaagtttttttctttttaaaattatgtatcgattaaattatatcatataaatcCAAACGATTGGcgtaaacaaaaaagaaagtgaCAAAAGGCAAAGGAGAAATTTTGTAATTGAGTTGACTGTGTTCCAAGTAAATTTAGGTGGAAGATAATTTGATCACCATATATAAAATGATAagtatcttttcatttttaatcagaAGTAAATTATAGATTTGAGCCTTAATATAGAGTCACCTTCCGTGAGAAGCACTTTAtcctttaaattaaaattttcaaaaaatgactttAAATTAATCGAGCCTTAATACGAGTATTGAATACTGAGTggaaatcaaaaagaaaataattaaccAAAACAAGAAGATATCTCACCATATTCCTATGATTAGTCAAGAAAAAAGTGTCACTTAGAAAAAGGGCTTTGACCTTTTTTACATGGTTAAATCTAGGCTTAATCTTCTCCTACACTTCTAAGAACACCTTAGTcttctaaattattattttaataataatattaataataattaattcttgTTCTcactttaatattttaaaaataaatcaaaatctaCCCCACTACTCTGTTTTAATTAATGCTTGTCATTCAagtctcttttcctttttgcaaGTGTTTCTGAATTTGagtatattattaattaaatagataattaattaattaattaataattaattaaatctattTCTCTGGTTTTGTGCTCCGTATTAAGGAATTGATGGGTAAAGGCTTCGGTCGGTTGTGAGGCCTTTTCTTGTCTCCCCTCACTTAAATCTTTTTGTTTGACCATTtggtatttaattatttataatttattaatttgattaatttaaatttatttattataaataaaatattggaATCCAAAtctataatgaaaaaatagagaattttttcataaataatgcTATTTGCATtaattgttataaaatataatgagatttttattttattttttaaaatataacaaaatacatTATATTCGTacacatatcaaattaaattccAAATGCAAGAGTGTGAATACAATATCTGATTGTATATGTCActacttgaaaaataattaaaattgacacttttgttgatttttaattattatttttttgaagataaaaatatatccattgatttttattttttatttaaaataaaaaaatctttagaAAATCAATAAAGTTCCTTTGATTGTTTAAAATGGAAATTGAGGGACATTGACAATTTTTGAAGTGGAAAAATGaggatataaataaaattgtatcGATTTTTTATTGAAGGAAATTGACGGACACACCTTGATTTTCACCTAAAAAAATTGAGGGAATATGTCGATTTACTTTGATCAACCCACCATTTTCTGACATAGTCGACTTCTCCAACTTAGAATCTATtttagataaagaaaaaaaaggtaagattgttttttttttttttaattttggccCTCGATTATTAATCTTTTTTGATAGTGTATATATCCGTATCAATGTATGTAtgtgtttttaaaaacaaaactatatatatgtgaaagaaataaacattatatatatatagctaataGAATCTAATATATATGCTCTCAAATTGTGCATGCCTAACAATAGCCATATATATTGAAGTCCAGCTGTACATAAATAGTATGAATAACTAATGTGCTATCATATGTTAAACAGTACTATAGTCTAAAAGAATTTCAcattatatcatcaatataagtGATTTAAATCCATACTTAAAATAGATCAGAAATACTATCTTAATAAGATGATTTATAAGacacataaatatttatgatttatttgagtctattttcttctttttaaaattatatatcaaatcaaataataacaTATCAGTTGAAACTGAGGGAGTATAGTATATAAATCTTAAACTAAACGAGTGAGCACATGCATTCACATTTGTTTCCAATATTAcaatacacttttttttttgtccattTTTGCTTATTCAATATTGATTCAACATgttgttttaaaagtattaaataaactaataattttactttacaTTTGTTTCctttaaataattttactatgTCATCCGCTCAAGAAAGAAagtaacaataacaacaaaatagtgtGGTAATAAAAAACACAATACACAACATAAGATAAGAACTACAAGGGTGCGATTAGTACTACCACATGCACTAACTAGCCTTTACCAATGCACATCAAGATAACACTTCACTCTTACTAACTTTTTATCCTAACACGCGActtccactccttcctatctggAGTCATGTCCTCCCTCAGTAATATGAAGTTGTGTCATGACATGTATAATAACCTCTCcccaatatatttttagaatacaTGTACCCCCTATAACCAGCCTTTTGTACATCCTCATTAAGGTGTTAATGCACCTGCTTTGTACATGTCCAAATCATATTAGTCTCGCTTCTCTTATCTCTTCCGCTATAGATGTCACTCACATTTTCTCTGGAATAACTTCATTTCTtagaaatttaataataaattattattattattattattatataaatatttatttttaatataataaacaagTAAACTCTTGCCccctaaaaataatttcaagaaaaaaaaaaaaactcacctTTATCAAAGCTCTTACTATATATAAACTGGCTACcactaaacaaataaaaactcAATTGTTCTCTCTCTCATCAACTCTCCTTTTCCCCCCTCTCTCTCCCTGTCTATTCTTTTTTCACTAAAACAGAGCAACTCGTCATTTCTTCAACATCTCTGTGTACACTGCGTTCAGTTTGTTGAAATTTTCGCAAAAATACAGACCTACTAGTCGGAGTTCtttgttgaaattaaagaaaaaaaacagagcAACTTTGTTGAAGTAGTTACAAAAACAGAGCAACACAAAAAAGGGGCATTTTCATACATGATAATAATGTCTACAGAGCAACCAAATTGTTCAGAAAGTACTGAATCTAGCTgcaactcttcttcttcttcgtcgcCCTCATCGCCAtcttttgttcttcttcaaCCACTTCCGCAAATCAATTCGAAAAATCGACTCAAAAGATGTAGGGGAGAAGAAGTTGAAGAACAAAACGAAGTCGTTAATAATGCAAATCCGAAGAAGATCAGTAAAAACAACAATGGTGGTAGTACTGATGTTTCGTATGTAGGTGTACGAATGAGAGCATGGGGTAAATGGGTATCCGAAATCCGTGAACCTAAAAAGAAATCACGGATTTGGTTGGGTACCTTTGCTACCCCGGAAATGGCGGCGCGTGCTCACGACGTCGCCGCCATGTCCATTAAAGGTTCCTCAGCTATACTCAATTTTCCccaattttctcatttattgcCTCGACCCGCCACGTGCTCCCCACGTGACGTCCAATCCGCCGCCGTAAAAGCCGCTCACATGGATCacctaaacccaaaatactCTTCGTTGCCCGAAACCCCGCCGGCATCGATGACGTCATCGTCATCGTCGCTGTCGTTGGTTTCAGGCATTACGTCCTCCTCGTCGTCCTGTGAAAAGGACGACGAGGAGTCAAGACCGTCGCCTCTGGAAGAAGTTTTTCTTGTACCGGAGGCGACGGGGCAGCTGAGTGAGATAGTGGAGCTGCCGAGATTGGGATCGAGTTATGAATTGGTTGAGTCAACTCACAGTTTATTCGAATCAGATGAATGGTGGGATAATAATTATGGAAATTGTGAATATTATTTTGgtcaagaaaattatattagtaaTATGGAATTTACAGGATTAGAAAATGTGGTCTCAACCAGTTTTGAGAGTTTTTTATGGCAAcattagaataaaaaaaataatgttgttttttttagttttttcttctttgtaatTTAGGTGGAAACTATTGATGAACTTTATACGTTTCTTGCATCTCCAGTTTGCTATGGTATTTTTACAGCTATTGATCCTCTTTATGATCTCATCtcctttttcttaatttatcgaaaaaaataaaattgtgtacACATTATTCTTTCGAGCTTTAGTATAAATTTGTGTTGGATGAGCTCAATAAATAGACGtatcaagaaagaaaaatagtcCAATTCAAATTTGTACTTTTCTGTCTTCAATGTGAAAAGGAAGTgtaggtgttacaatatatttgtgttgttatatttttattagattattgattattatttattgtgattagTTGCAAATACAGTAAAAGAACAGTTGAgtaattaaagaatttttttttttggttaatttgtatttgtaacaGTTTGGTGACATGGTTGAATGATAAAAGCTAAAGGAttgtaaattcattttttttttcctcctcttAATACTCGAGGTTCATTgatcaataaaaaattttaactctcttttttttcgCTGATGATATTATTTACCGAATCAGATTAttgatatttatttgattttatatatcttattaggaatattgatttcataaaaaaaatattaatactcTTACATTGTATATTTAGgcttcaagaaaatatttaaagtgaTTTGCATATAGTTTTTATTTACCGATatgattatgtatttttttttataaaattgataatAGGAGGACACTTGTTTAAAAGTAGTTGTAGGAGTACCTACATATATGATTATATGGTAAAATCTAATAATGAAAGTAACAACTTTTAACCTTTTTGTTGGTTGATGGAATTTTAAGTCGTGttaaatttatcaatataaatAACGTGAAATAATtgagattttttcattcttaattaaagATTCTAGTGTTTGAGTTTGatccatgaaaaatttaaaaaatagggAGCACTTCTTTCAGAAATGACCCTATTATAATAcgagaatttaaatttaatttggtTTTAATACACCGAATACGAGAAAGAAAAGTTGTGTTAacttttgaatttgaactttatgCCTAAATAATCATTTCTTCAAGAGATTAGAAGAACACACgaccttcttcttcttgttcttaatttgtgattttttttcgTAAAGTAAATTCAAAGTCAATTATAATCCTTGTTTTTATTCCATAGTATATTCGGATTTAAAGACTTAATCacacaatttaattaattaagtagaaTTGGTATGAAGAAAGATCAATATTAAATTTAGTTGACGCATGTTGTAACTAATATATACGACTAATCACTACGTTTAATTAGTAGTAAGTGGTACCATCACAAATTATATTTCAAGTAGTCACGTGGTGATTAATTTTAGAATTAGTCAATGTCTAGACATAAATGCAAAATTGTGGAAAAAAGATACCTGAACTAACTTACTCCATGCAATTATATTTTACTCTCTATTAGATTTTGTAGAAAATAGCTCGATTCACGTCGAAAAgtctcattttaaaataaattgcaTTTTGTTAAGGGTAGTTTCTTTCTTAagatttgaattcaaaatacttGTCATCTTATTAGTTATCACAATctttaatgataaaaaaaaaaaaattgacttttgttcgAGCAATTGATCGATGAATATTTTCAATATCGaatatcaaaaagtaaaataaaaatcttgaattattcaCCTATAGTTAAATCTAAAGTCTCAAATTTgaatcatgaattttttttaaaaaaatcagtgaaaatattatttatgagtCAAATTCTTATGAATATCTAATTAGACACTTCATCAACAGTTCTCATTTTCTAATAGTCCTAAATCTTATCATTCCACTACAGTCTTTAAcgatataacaaaaaatatcaaCATCTCAAGTCGATCTTTTGTTCGAGCAAATGTGCAATGTCATCTTCAATATCGATCACCAGACAAttaacaaaccaaaaaaaaaaaatcttgaattattcaCTCTCAATAGATCTTAAGTCCggaatttatatatttttttaaatcatcaaaaatgtTATATCCAAAACGAGTCAAATTCCTACGAATCTCCGATTAGACACCTCGTCAAAAATTCccatctttttaaaaatagtactAAACTTAATAGACAACGTTTTTCTCTATAACAAACTCTACAgaacacaaatttaaattagtcagaACTTCAAGAGCAGATACCAAACACGAAGCGGAAAATCTTTTTTTGAATCATTATTCATGGTGTATATTATTTCGTACCATATATATGACCAAGAAAGGGGGTCCTAAACGAAGAGACAAATGCTGTGCTCTAAAGGTGACAGATGCTTTAATCATTTGTGTGGTTCACCTGATAACGCGTTTGCTTTGCTCCCTTTGATATTCTACATTTATGTTCTATTAATAGTAGTACtacttatttataatataaaaggAACCTTCTTCCCACACTTGAAGAAATTTcttatatctaattaattatcACTTACTTctaatatctaattaattatcACTTCTTTCGACGTCTCAATATAAGTGTCTTACTTTCTCTTTTTGATTTGTTTATATAATACATGcggaaaataaaagaaaggaaGGGAACTTGATGGTTTGATCATGTCATGGATCGATTACTTGATGCATCGTATGTATGGTGAGCATAAAACAAAGATCTAACACTATAAACCTGATAAAGGGAGTTGCTTGGATGGTTATAAACACCCTCCACCTTCAACTTTAAATAAGTACGGGTAAATTTATATGCAAATTTTGAAATACGTGAACCTATGATTGTTTAAATGATGCACTTAACTGGAGTGATTGACCTAGAGAACTGGTGCTTGGGATCAATTCCCGCATAATATACTTTCCTTTTAATGGTGCATCTATATTCTGAATAGTTTAGGTTCACCTCTGATGTTACGATCGAAGTTTTTAATAGTATTGACATAAATATAAATGAATGCATCTCATCCCCTAACGAATGAAGTGTTTACTCCCCGTGGAGTCAATCTATTTAAGAAAAGGGATCAAAAATTGCTTTTAATAGGTAATGTTCAtccttaatattaaaaaaattcaatacaaatttaaatctaatcgagttttaataaatatgtaggaaaacttttttaaaaaatgatgttgGAAGTGAAGTAGGACATCAAGTCAGATAGTTcacttttttacttttgttaGCAAAGCCAAAATTGTTGCTTTCATTCAAAAGCAAATGAagactatataataaaatattatttataataaaaacttatatgaCTACTGACATTGACAACTCATAATTCATTCAATTCCTTTTGCTCATCATAATAATACTATACGCTTACAGCTTTGCTCCAGCTATATCAGATTCATTTCTACTACTCCCCATGCAACTTGGTTTTTTCTCCCCTCTTTCCTAAATATAGAAATtaccaaaatttaattaaaaaaattaattttatttttcatttccaaattaatacttttttttattttaatttatgtgatccTGTATAATGAGCAAGGTATTGTAatataacaacaaaatttatcGTTTCGATTATTATAATCACGTATTTTATTGTTCTTCTAAAATcgttatataatatatattcttctttgtttcaattataatataattatgtatttctgtattcttctttttttgatcaTAATCGTCTAGTTTGCGTGTCTTGTTTATTGTAGGGTatatggaaattttatttttatgatatttctttcattttattgagttaatagaattttttaattataatctcattctttaattttatattattattatttcatttctttcaaacttGTTCTACGAAATGGTTTTCTTTGTTGAGGGTTTATAAGAAATATTTCCTCAACTCATAAAAGCAAGGATAAAATTTGTGTACATTTCACCTTTCTTAGATCTCATTTGCGAGCGAAAATATATTGGGTACAttgtattattgttgttgttgatttttctaattataatattaCTCTATATGTTCGATTAGgactaatattttttataaaaaaaaaactttttaagtaTGATCTGAAATTCttcataaatatttgtgtacgtataaatttattttataagataAAACGAgaattttcaagttaaattcttttaaGTATAGAAATATGATATTCTTTTCGGAACATAGTAGAAAAAAGAGTATCATACTGGGAGAGGAACTTTCAccaatttcattttatatgatagTGTTTAACTGTTATAGAGTTTAAGAGAGAACAAAAAAACCTTTGGCACATGTCATAAGTGTTATTGCAACTTATAATCTTAAACATATATcatgaaattttatatttataacaaCATATCAATAAAGATAGAATCAAAAGTTAGTATTAAgaatttctaaattaattaaatgatatCAATTAtttgagtcgagggtctatcaaaaataaactatttatattcacaaaataataaaaatgagatTTGTGTACACATTTGGCACATTTTTAATctctatttataaaattttacgaaatatgttattataattaaagggtgttaatatataaagagtatcatgTAAAATGATGTAGAACAATAATAAATagcttattatttttataatgtttgAAAACATTTCCTATTTAGGATCTCGTTGATGATCCTGTGTGCTTGATGACATTTCTTGTTTTAGATTTTATTAAAAGACCTTaaacaaaaatgttttttttttagaaaaaaaagtagGGAACACATGGcaacttcttaattttttaaaattgtttagaGTCTTCTAGGAAAAAGATCCTCTTTTAGTTGCTTTTTATAATCATTATATTCCTAAAAAAGTAGTCAGCACTAATCAAACATCAACTAAATCAtggttaattattatatatttataccctaatttagtatatatatatatatttgcatattACTTATAACACCAAAATCATggtataaatttataccttAATAAATCACTTtatcatattaaattattataatttgatataaatatttgatacagataaatttttattatatttccaTTACACTGAAGAAAAGAGAGTAAATGATAGGGAGGACATAATTCACATTTATAAAATGCTAGAGTCTCATTGATATTACTAGACTAAAAATTTTAACGATCAATTCATCGTAAAATCGagattagtttttatttttatttttcaccataTACCCATGCatgtataaaatttaagaattaaccattttataatatgatcat
Proteins encoded in this region:
- the LOC125862375 gene encoding dehydration-responsive element-binding protein 3-like, with amino-acid sequence MIIMSTEQPNCSESTESSCNSSSSSSPSSPSFVLLQPLPQINSKNRLKRCRGEEVEEQNEVVNNANPKKISKNNNGGSTDVSYVGVRMRAWGKWVSEIREPKKKSRIWLGTFATPEMAARAHDVAAMSIKGSSAILNFPQFSHLLPRPATCSPRDVQSAAVKAAHMDHLNPKYSSLPETPPASMTSSSSSLSLVSGITSSSSSCEKDDEESRPSPLEEVFLVPEATGQLSEIVELPRLGSSYELVESTHSLFESDEWWDNNYGNCEYYFGQENYISNMEFTGLENVVSTSFESFLWQH